The Pelodiscus sinensis isolate JC-2024 chromosome 4, ASM4963464v1, whole genome shotgun sequence genomic sequence AGAGATGAGAATGATCAGGGTGGAGCCTAATCCATTCACTCCGGCAGTAATGAAAATGAGCGTTTCATTGAGGAgtgtgtcagagcaggagagcttGAAGAGTGGGGGACTATCACAGAAAAAGTGGTCAATGACGTTGGAGTGGCAGAAAAATAAACGACTTATTAAGGTGGTGTGCATCAGGGAGTTTAAGCAAGCTAGTGCGTAAGCCCCGGCTGCCATCTTGCGACAGAATTTCTGGGACATGAGAGTCACATAGAGTAGAGGAttgcagatggccacataacggtcataggCCATTATCGCCAAGAGCATGCACTCAGCAGAGACCGCAGCTATAAAGACATACAACTGCACTAAGCATCCAGCAAAGGAAATGGCTTTCCTCTCCGCAAGGAAGGTCTCCATGGCTTTGGGAGCGATCGTAGAGGAGCAGCAGAAATCCACAAAAGCCAAGTTgctgaggaaaaagtacatgggggtgtggagctgggggtcaagGCTGATTAACGTGATCATCCCGAGATTCCCCACCACGGTGACACTATAGATCGCGAGGAAGAATATAAAAATGGGAACCAGCAGCTCTGGCGCGTCAGTGAATGCCAGGAGGATGAATTCTGACGCTGACGTGTAGTTGTCACCAGCCATTCTATTCAGTGCTGAGGTAGAAGAACAAATCTGATCTTCACAATGGATTCTGTAGTGTTTGCAAGGAAGGCCCTGTCCCATCTCCTGGAAGTCCTTACACAGTGGTAGGCGTCGGTGAAGGCAACGTTGCCATTTGCACAGCAGATAACTCGATGGTTGGCAAAGAAAAGTGTCATCGCCAGTTGAGAGGCACGTCCGTTAGATCCTTTCCGTGCAATCTACAGAAACAACATACATAAAACATAGATCTTAAGAATAAAACAGGAGCTTTCTGGACCACAATAGCACCTGGAATGTCAATCATGTTTGTAGCCTCTACATCTCAAACTGTTTTGAAAACATTGTGTTTCTGTTCTCACCCTCGGGTGAGCTAGAATTTGCTAAATTGTCCTTATCCAGCATCTCCCAACCTGCCTTAATATTATATAAAAGAAACTGGAGTCCCTAAATTCAATTTTTAAGGTTTTGCAGCAAGAACTGCACAGGATCTATCTCCCCACATGCAAGTACCCAAAGGAATGATTTGGATTAACAACTTTATAAAAAGATTCTCATAATGAGGCATAACAAGTGATCATTTAATTTTGCAAATACATGGCAATTTGATAAACCACATACATTATCTTTACATTTCTATGTAAAGGAAACAAATGAACTCTAAACGGGCAAGTCCCCATGGAAACACAGTGAGGAGAAACTCAGAGTTCCCAAAAGCTGAGGTGGAGTTCACTTTCGTTTCCAAATCTTTACAGCCTGCTGAGTCAAAAGCAACCTCTTCCTTCTACCTGCCTGTAGGAACCTTCACTTGGAATCCACACAGATTCTTCCTCTGCTGAAATCACTGTTAgctaactcagtgtttctcaattttttttaaggaagtactcctttaaaaaaaaagttattagtacccccagtacctacagttttcagatacacaaaattgttttctaccattgcaacacagttgtttaaacaagttaATTGTCGCTGAGCGGGCGATCAAATTTTTGggtttaaaaagtacaaaaacaataaagcgctgtaaaacttgaaacaggggttcccaaactttttgacac encodes the following:
- the LOC102446670 gene encoding olfactory receptor 5F1-like, which translates into the protein MGQGLPCKHYRIHCEDQICSSTSALNRMAGDNYTSASEFILLAFTDAPELLVPIFIFFLAIYSVTVVGNLGMITLISLDPQLHTPMYFFLSNLAFVDFCCSSTIAPKAMETFLAERKAISFAGCLVQLYVFIAAVSAECMLLAIMAYDRYVAICNPLLYVTLMSQKFCRKMAAGAYALACLNSLMHTTLISRLFFCHSNVIDHFFCDSPPLFKLSCSDTLLNETLIFITAGVNGLGSTLIILISYIYILSAILRLPSSQSRYKAFSTCTSHLMAVTIFYATGLFIYLQPSSNFTDNQNKVISACYTLVIPMLNPLIYSLRNKEVKAALRRVMSRKLSSQ